Proteins co-encoded in one Fusobacterium sp. SYSU M8D902 genomic window:
- the glpX gene encoding class II fructose-bisphosphatase — protein MKRELALEFARVTEAAALAAHKWVGRGDKEAADQAAVDAMRTMLNRISIDGEIVIGEGEIDEAPMLYIGERVGRATQPEDEIEEGETLDGCSLVDIAVDPVEGTRMTAQGQANAITVLAVGNKGSFLKAPDMYMEKLIVGPEAKGAIDLEKPLIDNINNVAKVLNKDLRDMMVVVLDKPRHTQIIKDLQKLGIKVYALPDGDVAGSILTCIVDSDVDILYGIGGAPEGVISAAVIRALGGDMQARLKLRSEVKGVTLENDKISNYEKTRCEQMGLRVGDVLKLDDLVKDDEVIFSATGITSGDLLEGIKRKGNIARTQTLVVRGKSKTIRYINSVHNLDFKDEKISHLVK, from the coding sequence ATGAAAAGAGAATTAGCACTAGAATTTGCTAGAGTAACAGAAGCAGCAGCTTTAGCCGCTCACAAATGGGTAGGTAGAGGAGATAAAGAGGCAGCTGACCAAGCAGCAGTAGATGCTATGAGAACAATGCTTAACAGAATCTCAATTGATGGAGAGATAGTAATTGGAGAGGGTGAGATAGATGAGGCTCCAATGCTTTATATTGGTGAGAGAGTAGGAAGAGCAACTCAACCAGAAGATGAGATTGAAGAGGGAGAGACTCTAGATGGATGTTCACTAGTAGATATAGCTGTAGATCCAGTAGAGGGAACAAGAATGACTGCTCAAGGACAAGCAAATGCAATTACAGTTCTTGCAGTAGGAAATAAAGGAAGTTTCCTAAAAGCTCCAGATATGTATATGGAGAAATTAATAGTTGGACCAGAGGCAAAGGGAGCTATTGACTTAGAAAAACCTCTTATAGACAATATAAATAATGTTGCAAAAGTATTGAATAAAGATTTAAGAGATATGATGGTAGTTGTTTTAGATAAACCTAGACATACACAGATAATAAAAGATTTACAAAAATTAGGAATAAAAGTATATGCTCTACCTGATGGAGACGTAGCAGGATCAATCTTAACTTGTATAGTTGATTCAGATGTGGATATCCTATACGGTATAGGAGGAGCACCAGAAGGGGTAATCTCAGCTGCAGTTATAAGAGCTTTAGGTGGAGATATGCAAGCTAGATTAAAACTTAGAAGTGAAGTAAAAGGTGTAACTTTAGAAAATGATAAGATATCTAACTATGAAAAAACTAGATGTGAGCAGATGGGATTAAGAGTTGGAGATGTTTTAAAACTAGATGATCTTGTAAAAGATGATGAGGTAATATTCTCAGCTACAGGAATTACAAGTGGAGATCTTTTAGAGGGAATCAAAAGAAAAGGAAATATAGCTAGAACTCAAACTCTAGTTGTAAGAGGAAAAAGTAAGACAATAAGATATATAAACTCTGTACATAACTTAGATTTTAAAGATGAGAAGATCAGTCATTTAGTAAAATAA
- a CDS encoding septum formation initiator family protein has translation MNGRNVLKFFLFLIILLNLYYFVPYIYRSFVKIEKLKKEQIELNEKIEKTKLKIEDYNNKIDNLEDDFQRESIARNRLQMVKENEEIYRFIKN, from the coding sequence ATGAATGGACGGAATGTTTTAAAGTTTTTTCTATTTTTAATCATACTTTTAAATCTCTACTATTTTGTACCCTATATATATAGGAGTTTTGTAAAAATAGAGAAGTTAAAAAAGGAACAGATAGAGTTAAATGAGAAGATAGAGAAAACAAAACTGAAAATAGAGGATTATAATAATAAGATAGATAACCTAGAAGATGATTTTCAAAGGGAGAGTATCGCTAGAAATAGACTTCAGATGGTAAAAGAGAATGAAGAGATATACAGGTTTATAAAAAATTAA
- the def gene encoding peptide deformylase, with protein MIYEIRKYGDPILREVAQKVEKIDDEILEILDNMVETMYETKGVGLAAPQVGISKRIFVCDQGDGVVRKVINPVITPLTENLIECEEGCLSVPGIYKKVQRPEKIRVEYMNEKGEEVTEEVEGFLAIIMQHEFDHLEAVLFVDKISPIAKRMISKKLQSLKKETLRENKIEE; from the coding sequence ATGATTTATGAAATAAGAAAGTATGGAGATCCAATACTGAGAGAGGTGGCTCAGAAGGTTGAAAAGATAGATGATGAGATATTGGAAATCTTAGACAATATGGTTGAGACTATGTATGAGACTAAGGGAGTAGGACTTGCAGCTCCTCAAGTGGGGATCTCAAAGAGAATATTCGTGTGTGATCAGGGAGATGGAGTGGTAAGAAAGGTAATAAATCCTGTAATAACTCCTTTAACTGAAAATTTGATAGAGTGTGAAGAGGGGTGCTTGAGTGTACCTGGAATATATAAGAAGGTACAGAGACCAGAGAAGATTAGAGTTGAGTATATGAATGAAAAGGGAGAAGAGGTAACTGAGGAAGTAGAAGGTTTTCTAGCTATAATTATGCAACATGAGTTTGATCATTTAGAGGCTGTTCTATTTGTTGATAAAATCTCTCCAATAGCTAAAAGAATGATAAGTAAAAAATTACAAAGTTTGAAAAAGGAGACTCTAAGAGAGAATAAGATAGAGGAGTAG